In a single window of the bacterium genome:
- a CDS encoding peptidoglycan-binding protein: MSHHNHSFKTRLSGVLLTAILLISPVIASADTLSDMSAKLAEASASLNKIITSLSTTQQAQVAGASYQTDLEIFKLCLNQYTTTSPLCAKSDFNSDGIVTAADYTMLRSSLIYDMNADLTIDLRDSADNTDLNFLKSCFGQYTASSTPCAKTDFTGDGVVNFADLASFKSAIKYDLNADSKVDLRDSSTTCMAGQTWNGSACVVTSTTCAMGQVWNGSACVVETTPIICPIGQVSNGASCVILNTTCPTGQTWNGSSCVLTSTTCATGQVWNGSVCVATLTTTNPTTDALQAQINSLLQQLNLLQGQLANTTKPPSTLPPVIPGQGGGQVPPADIDPLVQSSCTELTQNMRLRSRDVDTNGEVTKVQGVLILGGYLSTEATGYFGYLTLKAVQTFQTATGISPTGFVGPLTREKIRAMTCGRG; the protein is encoded by the coding sequence ATGAGTCATCATAATCACTCTTTCAAAACACGATTGTCAGGCGTTCTTTTGACTGCCATTTTATTAATTTCCCCTGTTATCGCATCAGCAGATACACTAAGTGACATGTCAGCAAAACTTGCTGAAGCGTCTGCTTCTTTAAATAAAATCATTACTTCTTTATCAACAACACAGCAAGCGCAGGTTGCTGGGGCATCTTACCAAACCGACCTCGAAATCTTCAAACTATGTTTAAATCAATACACCACCACTTCACCATTATGTGCCAAGTCGGACTTTAACAGCGATGGGATCGTAACTGCGGCAGACTACACAATGCTCCGCTCCTCGCTTATCTACGACATGAACGCCGATCTTACCATCGACCTCCGCGATTCCGCCGACAATACTGATCTCAATTTCCTTAAATCCTGTTTTGGTCAATATACCGCATCATCGACTCCGTGCGCAAAAACTGATTTCACGGGGGATGGGGTTGTAAACTTTGCCGACCTCGCTTCGTTTAAGAGTGCAATCAAGTACGACCTTAACGCAGATAGCAAGGTGGATTTGAGAGACTCATCAACAACGTGTATGGCAGGCCAAACGTGGAATGGGAGTGCATGTGTGGTAACCAGCACCACATGTGCTATGGGACAGGTATGGAATGGGTCAGCGTGTGTGGTGGAAACAACGCCAATAATTTGTCCTATTGGACAGGTTTCAAATGGAGCATCTTGCGTAATCCTAAACACAACTTGTCCCACAGGACAGACGTGGAATGGCAGCTCGTGTGTGCTCACCAGCACCACATGCGCTACCGGGCAGGTATGGAATGGGAGCGTATGTGTGGCGACACTCACTACCACAAACCCAACCACAGATGCCCTACAAGCGCAGATAAATTCTTTACTTCAGCAACTCAATCTTTTACAGGGCCAGCTTGCAAACACGACCAAACCGCCATCAACGCTTCCTCCGGTGATACCGGGACAAGGAGGCGGGCAAGTTCCACCAGCCGATATCGATCCTCTCGTACAGAGTTCCTGCACGGAACTCACTCAAAACATGAGACTGCGATCGCGTGATGTGGACACTAATGGGGAGGTAACCAAAGTGCAAGGCGTGCTTATCCTGGGCGGATATTTAAGCACGGAAGCAACTGGCTACTTCGGATATCTCACCCTCAAAGCAGTTCAGACATTTCAAACAGCTACGGGAATAAGCCC
- a CDS encoding fibronectin type III domain-containing protein, which translates to LTPDTTAPTTPTNLSATAVSSSQINLSWNASTDPTVAGETTSGVAHYEIFRNSISIATTTALSYTNIGLTASTTYSYTVRAIDVVGNASPQSIVVSATTQLVPPPDTTAPTTPTGLSATSTSSSQINLTWSISTDNVGVSGYRVFRDSLQVGTTSATTYADQELLASTTYSYTVSAFDAAGNISMQSTSANATTQEIIPPSSVTYDFENGVMPGAFDIAPNSPWTVVTSQKHSGTYAIKSGNGGVNNSFSQLTLLANFEAGDVSFWRRYESEGNYDKFIFLIDGVVQANYPKSGSGTTWTEDAFTSAITAGVHSLDWIYVKDSSVNTAGDGVWLDDIVIPNFTPVSDKGESFESGIPATWTNDATKVWSTTSVNYRKKLGSYSARSYTPLGNNGVSTLQKTITTSGGDMWFYYYISSEVGDDLLKFYIDGVEQSNVAASGYYDAQRDPLDAGWIFRKYTVSAGPHTFKWEYSKDKGGVAGNDAAYIDLVHFPN; encoded by the coding sequence ATCAGGAGTTGCACACTACGAAATCTTCCGTAACAGCATTTCTATTGCCACAACCACAGCACTCTCGTACACAAACATCGGACTCACCGCATCCACCACCTATTCCTATACTGTGCGTGCAATCGATGTGGTAGGGAACGCCTCTCCACAATCAATAGTAGTCTCTGCAACGACACAACTCGTTCCTCCTCCCGACACCACCGCCCCTACCACTCCCACCGGACTTTCAGCCACATCTACCTCTTCGTCACAGATCAATCTCACCTGGAGCATTTCAACAGACAATGTTGGTGTTTCTGGATACCGTGTTTTCCGCGATAGTCTCCAAGTGGGAACAACTTCAGCAACAACCTATGCAGACCAAGAGCTCCTTGCTTCCACCACCTACTCCTACACTGTCTCTGCATTTGACGCGGCAGGCAACATTTCAATGCAATCAACTAGTGCAAACGCCACGACGCAGGAAATAATTCCCCCATCTTCAGTCACTTATGATTTTGAAAATGGGGTAATGCCCGGAGCATTTGACATCGCCCCCAATTCTCCTTGGACGGTTGTGACCAGTCAAAAGCATAGTGGAACATACGCGATAAAATCGGGGAATGGTGGAGTCAATAATAGTTTCTCGCAACTGACACTATTGGCAAATTTTGAAGCTGGAGATGTTTCTTTCTGGCGACGATATGAAAGCGAGGGTAATTACGACAAATTTATTTTTCTCATCGATGGTGTCGTTCAGGCAAATTATCCAAAATCTGGGTCTGGCACGACATGGACAGAAGACGCGTTTACTTCCGCCATAACCGCTGGTGTTCATTCACTCGACTGGATTTACGTTAAAGATTCAAGTGTTAATACCGCTGGAGATGGGGTTTGGCTTGACGACATTGTGATTCCCAATTTCACCCCTGTCAGTGACAAGGGAGAATCATTTGAATCGGGAATTCCTGCGACATGGACAAATGATGCCACTAAAGTTTGGTCAACAACAAGTGTAAACTATCGTAAAAAACTCGGATCATATTCTGCGAGATCGTATACACCACTGGGAAATAATGGTGTGTCCACTTTGCAAAAGACGATTACAACATCTGGAGGAGATATGTGGTTTTATTATTACATATCGTCGGAAGTAGGGGATGATCTTCTCAAGTTTTACATTGATGGTGTCGAGCAAAGTAATGTTGCTGCATCGGGGTATTACGATGCACAACGAGATCCATTGGATGCGGGTTGGATATTTAGAAAGTATACTGTTTCTGCAGGACCTCACACATTCAAATGGGAATATTCAAAAGATAAAGGCGGAGTTGCTGGAAATGATGCGGCGTACATTGATTTGGTACATTTCCCAAATTAA
- the smpB gene encoding SsrA-binding protein SmpB — protein sequence MPTLIENKKAYFNYEILEKFEAGIELLGPEVKSLTNKRGSLEGSHAIARGGEVFLIGMNIPPYQPKNMPKDYDPLRNRRLLLTKKEIDVLAGAEGAKGLTIVPISLYTKGRKIKVSIGIGRGKKKYDKRESIKKRDTERDVAREMRERF from the coding sequence ATGCCGACGTTGATAGAAAATAAAAAAGCATATTTCAATTACGAGATCCTCGAAAAATTCGAGGCGGGTATCGAGTTGCTCGGTCCCGAAGTCAAATCTCTTACCAACAAACGCGGTTCCCTTGAAGGCTCGCACGCTATCGCCCGAGGCGGAGAAGTATTTCTGATAGGAATGAACATTCCTCCCTATCAACCCAAAAATATGCCAAAAGACTACGACCCGCTCCGCAATCGTAGATTACTTCTCACAAAAAAAGAAATTGATGTGCTCGCGGGCGCTGAAGGTGCGAAAGGATTGACAATTGTGCCGATTTCATTGTATACTAAAGGACGCAAAATCAAGGTTTCAATCGGTATCGGACGCGGCAAGAAAAAATATGACAAACGCGAATCGATCAAGAAACGCGACACCGAGCGCGATGTCGCACGAGAAATGCGTGAAAGGTTTTAG
- the ftsH gene encoding ATP-dependent zinc metalloprotease FtsH translates to MDIFNPKDSKKKGTKKGVGLPSKQQFLSNILSVILILLILSTVYSMISESRAKIEEISISQLATDITNGLILKVEIEGDKITATYKDDVVKKSLKEPSGTLPSVLSDLGVPAEKIKDAGIVAQNPSGLGYWILNLAPFLLPIIFIVFFFWFMSRQVKGAGMQAFSFGQSKARIIDPNDKNQRVMFKDVAGVKEAKEELKEIVDFLKNPKKFLDIGARIPKGVVLVGAPGTGKTLLARAVAGEAGVPFFIISGSEFVEMFVGVGASRVRDLFKMAKKAAPAIIFVDEIDAVGRVRGSGMGGGNDEREQTLNQILVEMDGFEPNEKVIVMAATNRPDVLDPALLRPGRFDRRVVLDLPDVDDREAILKIHATKKPLAEDVNLRVIAERTPGFSGADLSSLMNEGAILAAREDRKKVSQFDFIRSIEKVMLGPERKSHLLSKKEKEITAYHEAGHALVSSVLHYADPVHKITIISRGHAAGYTLKLPLEERRMQSKKEFLDDIAMSLGGYVAEKMLFDDLTTGPSNDLQVATALARDMVTKYGMSDKLGPMALEGIGGRTLVGRGLNEHDYSESMSKEIDEEVSKIMNEAHRRAEKVLMEYRKALDDIAHELIEKETLERAEFEKLLILNGIKPKKLEEEILATG, encoded by the coding sequence ATGGATATTTTTAACCCAAAAGATTCAAAAAAGAAAGGAACCAAAAAGGGTGTCGGATTACCTAGTAAGCAACAATTCTTAAGTAATATCTTAAGCGTTATTCTTATACTGCTCATTCTTTCAACTGTTTACTCAATGATATCTGAATCACGGGCAAAAATAGAAGAAATCTCTATTTCCCAACTTGCTACCGATATTACCAACGGGCTAATTTTAAAAGTAGAAATTGAAGGAGATAAGATTACCGCCACGTACAAAGATGACGTGGTGAAGAAATCCCTAAAAGAGCCGAGTGGGACATTGCCTTCCGTTCTCTCCGACCTAGGTGTTCCCGCAGAAAAAATTAAAGATGCTGGTATTGTCGCGCAAAATCCATCAGGGCTTGGTTATTGGATCCTTAATCTTGCACCATTCCTTCTCCCTATTATTTTTATTGTCTTCTTTTTCTGGTTTATGTCACGGCAAGTCAAAGGTGCCGGGATGCAGGCGTTCTCGTTTGGACAATCAAAAGCTCGCATCATAGATCCTAATGATAAAAATCAGCGTGTAATGTTTAAAGATGTCGCGGGTGTAAAAGAAGCAAAAGAGGAACTCAAGGAAATTGTTGATTTTCTTAAGAACCCAAAGAAATTCTTGGATATCGGGGCGCGGATTCCGAAAGGCGTTGTGCTTGTGGGTGCACCAGGAACAGGGAAGACCTTGCTTGCGCGCGCAGTTGCGGGAGAAGCGGGGGTGCCATTTTTTATTATTTCAGGTTCAGAATTTGTTGAAATGTTTGTGGGCGTTGGCGCATCACGCGTGCGAGATCTTTTCAAAATGGCGAAGAAAGCGGCACCGGCTATTATTTTCGTGGATGAAATTGACGCGGTTGGTCGCGTCCGAGGGAGTGGCATGGGCGGAGGCAATGACGAACGCGAGCAGACACTCAACCAAATCCTTGTTGAGATGGACGGTTTTGAACCAAACGAAAAAGTAATCGTCATGGCAGCGACCAACCGCCCCGACGTTTTGGACCCTGCGCTTTTGCGTCCCGGCCGTTTTGATCGCCGCGTGGTGCTTGATCTGCCAGATGTTGATGATCGTGAAGCAATTCTTAAAATCCATGCAACCAAAAAACCACTAGCTGAAGATGTAAACCTTCGCGTTATCGCGGAAAGAACGCCGGGATTCTCTGGGGCGGATTTAAGTTCACTTATGAACGAAGGAGCAATCCTTGCGGCGCGTGAAGATCGCAAGAAAGTTTCACAATTTGACTTTATCCGCTCGATTGAGAAAGTGATGCTCGGTCCCGAGCGCAAAAGCCATCTGCTTTCTAAAAAAGAAAAAGAGATTACTGCCTACCATGAAGCGGGGCACGCTCTCGTATCATCAGTGCTTCACTACGCGGACCCGGTTCATAAGATAACGATTATCTCACGCGGACATGCGGCAGGGTACACCCTCAAACTTCCCCTTGAGGAAAGGAGAATGCAGTCCAAAAAAGAATTTTTGGATGATATTGCTATGTCACTTGGCGGGTATGTTGCCGAAAAAATGCTTTTTGATGATCTCACGACAGGACCCTCGAATGATTTGCAGGTTGCAACCGCGCTCGCGCGCGATATGGTGACAAAATACGGGATGTCTGACAAGCTTGGGCCAATGGCGCTTGAGGGTATTGGTGGGCGTACTCTTGTAGGACGAGGACTCAATGAGCATGATTATTCAGAATCAATGTCGAAAGAGATTGATGAAGAGGTTTCGAAAATCATGAATGAAGCACATCGTCGCGCTGAAAAAGTTCTCATGGAATATCGCAAAGCACTTGATGATATCGCGCATGAACTTATTGAAAAAGAAACACTTGAGCGTGCCGAATTTGAAAAATTGCTTATTTTGAATGGTATCAAGCCGAAAAAACTGGAGGAAGAAATATTGGCAACAGGATAA